A single window of Balaenoptera ricei isolate mBalRic1 chromosome 15, mBalRic1.hap2, whole genome shotgun sequence DNA harbors:
- the MAFB gene encoding transcription factor MafB gives MAAELSMGPELPTSPLAMEYVNDFDLLKFDVKKEPLGRADRPGRPCTRLQPAGSVSSTPLSTPCSSVPSSPSFSPTEQKTHLEDLYWMASNYQQMNPEALNLTPEDAVEALIGSHPVPQPLQSFDGFRGAHHHHHHHHPHPHHAYPGAGVAHDELGPHAHPHHHHHHQASPPPSSAASPAQQLPTSHPGPGPHAAAAATAAGGSGSVEDRFSDDQLVSMSVRELNRHLRGFTKDEVIRLKQKRRTLKNRGYAQSCRYKRVQQKHHLENEKTQLIQQVEQLKQEVSRLARERDAYKVKCEKLANSGFREAGSTSDSPSSPEFFL, from the coding sequence ATGGCCGCGGAGCTGAGCATGGGGCCCGAGTTGCCTACCAGCCCGCTGGCCATGGAGTACGTCAACGACTTCGACCTGCTCAAGTTCGACGTAAAGAAGGAGCCGCTGGGGCGCGCGGACCGCCCGGGCCGGCCCTGCACGCGCCTGCAGCCAGCCGGCTCGGTGTCGTCCACACCGCTCAGCACGCCGTGCAGCTCGGTGCCCTCGTCGCCCAGCTTCAGCCCAACCGAACAGAAGACCCACCTCGAGGACCTGTACTGGATGGCGAGCAACTACCAGCAGATGAACCCCGAGGCGCTCAACCTGACGCCCGAGGACGCAGTGGAGGCGCTCATAGGCTCGCACCCAGTGCCACAGCCGTTGCAGAGCTTCGACGGCTTCCGCGGcgctcaccaccaccatcaccaccaccacccacacccGCACCACGCGTACCCGGGCGCCGGCGTGGCGCACGACGAGCTGGGCCCACACGCGCACCcgcaccatcaccatcatcaccaagcGTCGCCGCCGCCGTCCAGCGCGGCCAGCCCCGCGCAGCAGCTGCCCACCAGCCACCCCGGGCCTGGGCCGCACGCGGCGGCCGCGGCGACGGCGGCTGGTGGTAGCGGCAGCGTGGAGGACCGCTTCTCCGACGACCAGCTCGTGTCCATGTCCGTGCGCGAGCTGAACCGCCACCTGCGGGGCTTCACCAAGGACGAGGTGATCCGCCTGAAGCAGAAGCGGCGGACCCTGAAGAACCGGGGCTACGCCCAGTCGTGCAGGTATAAACGCGTCCAGCAGAAACACCACCTGGAGAATGAGAAGACGCAGCTCATTCAGCAGGTGGAGCAGCTTAAGCAGGAGGTGTCCCGGCTGGCCCGCGAAAGAGACGCCTACAAGGTCAAGTGCGAGAAACTCGCCAACTCCGGCTTCAGGGAGGCGGGCTCCACCAGCGACAGCCCCTCCTCTCCCGAGTTCTTTCTGTGA